CATAACACAAATGTACTCGCGATGTGCGATCGCGAGATCATCGCACGCATACCCCACGGACACAAACCCCATAGTGAGCTCCATTGTGAGTCCGGCCTCTCAGTATGGGCTTAGTATGCCGATGGGATCGCGCTTGTATTAATGATCGCGAACGGGTTTTACTCGCGATCACGGACACCAGTACGATCGGTCTTTGCCCCTTTTTTGACAGATCGTGAACATCGACAGACAGATCTGAAGTCAAAGGGATTTCAAGCGTATTTTTGTGTAGAAATCTTTGTTATTGCCATTACAACTAAGAAAGCAATACGATAACAGATCGGATAATCGAAAAGGGACAGTTGAATGTTTCCCTCCCGATCATCACCAACCAAAACAGCGCGATAAATTTTGGCGGCATGTGCAATATTATGACAGAATCATAATGTTGTGAGTATCAGATTGTTCTTTTGAATAAAATTGATCTTTTATTAGTGTATTCGAAGAATATGCTAACGTATATAAAATTGAGTTCACTGTAATAcataaactaaaacaaaaacaatcctATTGTAGTCTTCTGAAATGAATGCCGTAGTCAATGAATGTGATGCGTCATCTACCGCGATGGCTGTGAAACCAACAAAGGCAGGGAAGACCAACCAAGCTCTGTCGAAACCAACCAAGCTCTGTCGAAACATAAAAGGGATACCGCGTACCGGATTAAGAGCTCTGATCTGGTGTCGGCAAAGGCATTTTCATTGCCGAAATACTTCGAGCGTTTCTGTGCACTTCATCGCAAAGGGACAACAGACGATGCAATGTTCGTGATGTGCACCAAGGAagaaatgtttttcatttaGCGGCTGCGAATAATCTTTTCCAGATTGCCTCGTTTACCATGGGGCAGGTCCTAGCAGACACTCCGTCTGTGATGCATTCCGAGCGACAATGACTATATATAGAAGAATCAAAGCTAAATGGAACACCTGAGTGTGCTGTGTTTGAATTTGTTAAGTACCTAGAGGAAACTacttcaaaagaaaaaaatgctgcCTGTAAATAAGTTAAAAGACGGGGTTATagttttctttaaaaataGAACTAGTTTCGTTTTCTATCAAATCCGATCGTTACATGATAACGAAATTATTGGAATAAAGATAAGCAAGTTCGGACTCCTTTTGTCAACCAATGTTGCCCAACTCTCTTAGTCGCAAGCAACATACATTAACTAATCATTAGAAACACAGTTTAAAGTTTTATACTTCTCACAATTCACAATTTATTTTGCAACAATAGTATATCGTTCTACTGCGCAGCATACGGCGTGTCTTCAACAGAAGGAagagttctctatatacatcCATTACGGTACCAATCCATTGATACGAATTCCGCAaacgtccacacacacacacacatagtgtCTAACCGATTGGTGGACCAGTTTGAACACGATTTCCATGTCTTACGGAGCCGTTCGGTGGCTAGCATTAATCATTGTTTTATCTTCGAATTCTCAGCTAAGCAAGGCGTACGCCCTTCCGTTGCTCAAGCGGTCAGCCTTCCCGATGCTTGAGCTAGAGGTGCGTGCCAATAGAATCCTGTTGGCGCGTGCGGCACACGAGGGAGAAAAAGGTACTGATCGGGGACAAGAAAGCGTTCGAGAATGGGCATCCATTTCACAAAAACAGACCACCCAAAAAATAAACGCGGCGTATCTTCCCCGTGCGACCCGTGCGACGGCAAAATACAGTTGGTGTGTAAATGGTACAtggatatttttaaaacaaaaacgtaaacacaacaaacaaacaatcgccaGTGAGCGTTGCCGAGGCCAGCACGGCGTTCAGCAAAAGGCGCTCTCGCTGGTTATCGGTCATCGATGATGCGGGATGCTCTTTGGTGTCAGTCTCTATTTGCGGAAGGTTCTCCAGTTCCTTGGCTTACCTGGCCGTCGGTAGAGAGAACCCAGTCGGCGTCTGATACTGGAACGGGGCCAGCTGTACCAGCTGGAAAGGTTGCGGTTGGGACTCTAGTGCGAAGCTACCCCCGGGATTGGAGGGAGCGGTGAACCCGTAGgaggcctgctgctgcccaaaGCCTGTACTTTGGGGCAGAGCGGCCgatccaccaccggacggaGGCGATACAACGACCTCCTGCTGGTTAGAGCCCGAACCATAGTGATCGGTGCTGGTGTATTGACCGTACTGGTGTAGGTCCTGACCAGTCGACTGTGGTGCCGAGCTACCGAAGTCCGACGCGCCTTGCGACGCTTGACTAGGGAAGGTCGATGGACCGTAGTTCTGTTGCTGACCGTAGTGAATGACCTGCTGGTTGAAGAAACTTGTCTGGTCgtgatactgttgctgctgctgttgctgttgctgttgttgctgctgctgttgctgctgatggtactGTTGCAGCTGGTCTTCGTGTTGCTGTAGAAGCGATTGGTGGtgagcttgctgctgctgctgctgttgctggtgctgcgactGGTGTCCAGAGCCACCGTGGAAGATCGTGGTCTGGGTGTAGTGCGCTCCATGGTCTCCTCCGGTGCTGAGTGATGAGTAGGACGCTCCCATGCCCGTCTGTCCTTCACTGTTGTCCTCCGTGACTGGAGCACTCGCTgcgtgatgttgctgctgctgctgctgttgttgttcctgctcctgctgctgctgctgctgttgctgttgctcggttTTCTTCGACTTCTTACCCTTGCCCTTCTTGTAGCCCATCTTGGTCGTTCGTCGATAGCTGTCCTCCGATCCGGCAAACTCTTCATGTTGCTGCGACTCGAACGGATGCAGCCGGGTGCTGGAGTAGCTGGTAATATCCTTGTCGAACGGGAAGGGGAAGCTGGAGCCGGACTTCACTGGAACCGGATAtgggaccttcttctccactGGGTACGGCTGCGGAATGTACACCTTGACCGGATATGGAACCTTCTTCTCAACCTCCACCTTCACGGGGACatgcaccttcttctccacttcCACCGGGACCTTTACCTCGACGGGATAgggaaccttcttctccaccgggTAGGGCACGGGTTTGGGCACCTCGTACGGTACCTTCACCTCGACCGGGACTGGTACCTGTACCTGCTTATACACCGGATACGGCTTTGGCACGTGCACGATCTTTTCGACGATCTTCTCTACCGGATAAGGTTTGTCGACGTGCACGATCTTCTCGACCGGGTAAGGCACCTTCACCTCCACCGGATAGGGCTTCGGTACGTGCACTGGCTTCTCGACGATCTTCTCCACGGGGTAGGGTTTCGGGACGTGGACGACCTTCTCGACGATCTTCTCGACCGGATAGGGCTTCGGGACGTGAACGATCTTCTCCACCGGCACGTGCACCACCTTCTCGACGATCTTCTCGACCGGATAGGGCTTCGGGACGTGCACGATCTTCTCCACCGGCACCTGGACGACCTTCTCCACCGGGTACGGTTCCTTCTTGACCACCGTCTTGACgtggttgtgatggtgatgatgatggtggtgcttgaTCTTGATCTTCTCCTTCACGATGTTGTGCTCACCGATCTCGTAGTGTTGACTCTCGCCAACGGCAGCATCCGGTGCGTCCGAGGTCGTATCGATCACACCCTTGTCCGAGCGCGTCGTCAGCTCGGGCGTCTTGCGCGTCTGCGTTTCCGGTTCGCCTCCATCGGCACCGCTGTGTTTCTTGGACTTCTTGCCCTTCGGTTTGCCAAGAAAGATGTGGATCTTCTTGCCCGTCTGACGCTTCTCGTGCTTCTTCACCGCCTGCCACTGACGATCCTCGGCTGGCGTTTGCTCTAGCTCGGCCAGCAGCCCATCTCCGTTGCCGTCGGATTCCGGGTGTagctttctgctttcaaacTCCTGCGCCAGTGCTGCCGCGATGACGACAGCCACCGATGCCACCAGTATCTGCAGAAGATGGAAGTTAACACATTATTAACTACGCTAGGCCACAAAATTAGATCAGCTATGTGGATTATGGAGCAATAAAATTCATCTGAGCTCGTAGCTCAATCGGTAAGCTGCTACACTTTCAACTGTATAGTCTAAGGTTCGAGTACAATATTCACAATCAAACTCGTTCTGATCGAGATGAAAATTCCTTACAGCTAATCAGAATTGAGAGAAGGTAACTAGGAGTTTCCCCATATGTTAATGAAATCTTGGCGTTTTATAATAACTATAGAGTACATTCAACTTGGACTTGGCACCGCACTTTACTGGTGAAGCACACAAATACTGTTGGAGTTCCTTTTGGCTCAAGTTGGCACTAACTTCAATCAACACTTATATTGTTCCTAAAATCAGGATCATTGCGTAAGCGGCACCACTGTTACTGCAGCACTACAAGAATATTGCATTTTCAAGCTTGTTCACTGTAACTTCATGAAGATTCTTGCTCGCACAAAAAGTCCAATATTCGAGAACACTATCAGGCACACGTCCCACGGAAATAATCCTTGCTGAGCAAACAAGTAAACGGTCTCGAGTACACACGCTGTTCAAGATGCACTAGGTAACTCTGGTGTGTGGCAAACACAGGCCAGAAAATCGCTTACCGTAAACTTCATTTCGATACACTTATTGATGGACGGAGAGTACAAAGTTTACTGGTTGAATGTTCCACTGGTGCAGGgctttttatattttaattaaaccgaCCGAACCGTCCGAAGCAACCGCGAAGCCCTTCTTGCTGCCGTAAGCCCTTTACTTCCCCACCATGGCGCCAAAGATGCCACAGACAACGGTGGCTTCGTTTTCGGGAGGGGTGGGTGTTATTGTATGGCGCTTTGCCTcgcaaaaccaaaggaaaaCCCCGAGGTGATGTGATGaaccttccctctccctcaaGCCACCCGTTGGTGCGGGTCTGTGTCCGGATTGCCGTGCAGTAATGTTTTTCCGCACTCGCTCCGCCTGTTGCAGGGGCCCGGGAAATCCCTTCAGCACCACCTCAGCTCCAGGAGGCTCGAGTTTTGGTGGGGCTGGTGTCGATTTTTAGCGCCAATTAAAGCACCCACCGTGCACAGTAAGGAAGAGAAGACACACGCGCATgcaaaaacacagacacacacgtggtCAGTCCAGACCGGGTGTTTCGTGTTGCTCGCGATGCTCGTGCATAGATCCCgcgcgctcactcgctcgctgcaccCGCGTGCAACGGACGATGCCGTGCATCGtactttcgcttttcttttcctatTTCCACCGCCATGCGCGTGCAAAGGGCCGTAGCGCGGTCTGCCAAGGGGGATTGAAACAAGGCTGTTGGCAGATGGTTTCGCTGGGGAGGGCGCTTTGCGCTTTTCGCACGAACTtactttcttttgttttcattttcgcagTCGTTAGTCGCAGACCACCAGTCGGCATACCAGCCAGTCCACCATCGGCCTATGCTGTAGCGGGTGgtgaggaggaaaaagggggcgcAGGGGTGCATGCAGTAGGCTCCTGTTTTGGCCACAAGGAAATGCACGAAAGCACACGGagtaaaagaaggaaaaaacatTTCAGACAGACTCGCTGTgttgaaggaaggagaaggaaccgCGACCAATAAGACAAAGATGCACCGAGGATGGACGCAGGCAATGGGTTTGTGCTGCCGTGAAGTCG
The sequence above is a segment of the Anopheles darlingi chromosome 2, idAnoDarlMG_H_01, whole genome shotgun sequence genome. Coding sequences within it:
- the LOC125959535 gene encoding uncharacterized protein LOC125959535, with protein sequence MKFTILVASVAVVIAAALAQEFESRKLHPESDGNGDGLLAELEQTPAEDRQWQAVKKHEKRQTGKKIHIFLGKPKGKKSKKHSGADGGEPETQTRKTPELTTRSDKGVIDTTSDAPDAAVGESQHYEIGEHNIVKEKIKIKHHHHHHHHNHVKTVVKKEPYPVEKVVQVPVEKIVHVPKPYPVEKIVEKVVHVPVEKIVHVPKPYPVEKIVEKVVHVPKPYPVEKIVEKPVHVPKPYPVEVKVPYPVEKIVHVDKPYPVEKIVEKIVHVPKPYPVYKQVQVPVPVEVKVPYEVPKPVPYPVEKKVPYPVEVKVPVEVEKKVHVPVKVEVEKKVPYPVKVYIPQPYPVEKKVPYPVPVKSGSSFPFPFDKDITSYSSTRLHPFESQQHEEFAGSEDSYRRTTKMGYKKGKGKKSKKTEQQQQQQQQQEQEQQQQQQQQHHAASAPVTEDNSEGQTGMGASYSSLSTGGDHGAHYTQTTIFHGGSGHQSQHQQQQQQQQAHHQSLLQQHEDQLQQYHQQQQQQQQQQQQQQQQQYHDQTSFFNQQVIHYGQQQNYGPSTFPSQASQGASDFGSSAPQSTGQDLHQYGQYTSTDHYGSGSNQQEVVVSPPSGGGSAALPQSTGFGQQQASYGFTAPSNPGGSFALESQPQPFQLVQLAPFQYQTPTGFSLPTAR